The Candidatus Methylacidiphilales bacterium genomic interval TGGTCGGTTGTTTCCAGAAAAATGAACAATATATGGATCACGAATCGCCGCCTCAATAATATCCCGGCTATAAATCACGTCAAAGCAATTCGGTGGATAATACAAGTGGGGCATGACATTCCATTTTAGATCAATATTAAGAAATTTACCTCGTATTACGTAATTCAGCGCACATTGATCCCACCACTTCATCCGTTGAGGAAACGATCGAGCCACCTCGATCGCTTTTTTACAAATCCCCTCTTGTTCCCATTTTCTTGTGTTAATCAACATCACTCCCGCGTTAAATATCTTTGTACCCTCCGCAACGTCCCAGCCCGCCCAGTGCATCATCTGAGGTGATTTACCGACAACCCCCGCTACCGGGTCCTGGATTGCCGCGAGAAAAAAGTGCTCAACGGAAATATTCCATAATATCGAGATATCATGTACAGATAAGGTATCTCCGTCGAGATACAAGAGTTTGTCAATTTGTTTGTGAAAAACTTGATCAATGAAAAGCCTCGCGTATGTGGCTTGGGAGACATGCCCATCGACTCGCAATCCACGAAATAGGTCGTTATTTAGATGATAAAAGTTCAATGTAATCCAGGCTTTTGGCAGCGAGGCGATGATGTGTTTTCGCGAGCGTATTGAAAGGCCGCAATCT includes:
- a CDS encoding glycosyltransferase family 8 protein gives rise to the protein ELTNMSNLIHIATAADENFALPVAVMLRSIIDNLNKYYTIHASILDCGLSIRSRKHIIASLPKAWITLNFYHLNNDLFRGLRVDGHVSQATYARLFIDQVFHKQIDKLLYLDGDTLSVHDISILWNISVEHFFLAAIQDPVAGVVGKSPQMMHWAGWDVAEGTKIFNAGVMLINTRKWEQEGICKKAIEVARSFPQRMKWWDQCALNYVIRGKFLNIDLKWNVMPHLYYPPNCFDVIYSRDIIEAAIRDPYIVHFSGNNRPWRGCNRHWRETDFYRYLYRTKYRKRVPFAPWMGRGRTSFHKIARYSQNLYQQFASGLSSGVFDINNGESKGST